A stretch of Brachyhypopomus gauderio isolate BG-103 chromosome 3, BGAUD_0.2, whole genome shotgun sequence DNA encodes these proteins:
- the kcnj19b gene encoding G protein-activated inward rectifier potassium channel 1 isoform X2 — translation MSAIRRKFGDDYQVVNTNRGVSFSAPAKRKRQRFVEKNGHCNVQHGNLGGETSRYLSDLFTTLVDLKWRWNLLIFLLTYTVAWLIMASMWWIIAYIRGDLGRSHDDSYTPCVANVYNFPSAFLFFIETEATIGYGYRYITEKCPEGIILFLFQSLLGSIVDAFLIGCMFIKMSQPKKRAETLMFSQDAVISQRDGKLCLMFRVGNLRNSHMVSAQIRCKLIKWKVR, via the exons ATGTCAGCTATCAGAAGGAAATTCGGTGATGACTATCAGGTTGTTAACACCAACCGGGGTGTTTCTTTTTCCGCACCAGCCAAAAGAAAGCGCCAACGTTTTGTGGAGAAAAACGGCCACTGCAATGTCCAGCACGGTAACCTTGGTGGAGAGACCAGCAGGTACCTCTCCGATCTGTTCACCACGCTGGTAGATTTAAAGTGGCGCTGGAATTTACTCATATTCCTTTTGACCTATACAGTTGCATGGCTCATAATGGCATCTATGTGGTGGATAATCGCTTATATCCGCGGAGACCTTGGCCGTAGCCACGACGACTCATACACCCCGTGTGTCGCCAACGTTTACAACTTTCCTTCGGCTTTTCTGTTTTTCATTGAGACCGAAGCAACTATCGGGTACGGATACCGATACATAACGGAGAAGTGCCCTGAAGGGATAATACTTTTCCTCTTCCAGTCGCTTTTGGGCTCAATTGTAGACGCATTCCTCATCGGCTGCATGTTTATTAAGATGTCCCAGCCGAAGAAACGAGCCGAGACGCTTATGTTCAGTCAGGACGCAGTCATCTCTCAGCGCGATGGCAAGCTGTGTCTCATGTTTAGGGTCGGGAACCTTAGGAACAGCCACATGGTCTCAGCACAGATCAGGTGCAAACTCATAAAG TGGAAGGTAAGATGA
- the kcnj19b gene encoding G protein-activated inward rectifier potassium channel 1 isoform X1, with product MSAIRRKFGDDYQVVNTNRGVSFSAPAKRKRQRFVEKNGHCNVQHGNLGGETSRYLSDLFTTLVDLKWRWNLLIFLLTYTVAWLIMASMWWIIAYIRGDLGRSHDDSYTPCVANVYNFPSAFLFFIETEATIGYGYRYITEKCPEGIILFLFQSLLGSIVDAFLIGCMFIKMSQPKKRAETLMFSQDAVISQRDGKLCLMFRVGNLRNSHMVSAQIRCKLIKSRQTPEGEFLPLDQRELDVGFGTGADQLFLVSPLTICHEINPKSPFFDLSQRSLMSEQFEIVVILEGIVETTGMTCQARTSYTEDEVLWGHRFLPVMSLEEGFFRVDYSQFHSTFEVPTPPYSVKEQEETSCLPSPAPPLTPTASNPRNRRDRIFSLDGVPATEGPTCRLPSKLQRMSSRNGKEALKAEGSQPAEKASSTGDLPLCVASLGSLAGPDEPEIRLELKALCVSSETHTQSAGDLEPHRLPPVAAPMPAPNLHSLPASGGRPEDNLPAKLRRMNADR from the exons ATGTCAGCTATCAGAAGGAAATTCGGTGATGACTATCAGGTTGTTAACACCAACCGGGGTGTTTCTTTTTCCGCACCAGCCAAAAGAAAGCGCCAACGTTTTGTGGAGAAAAACGGCCACTGCAATGTCCAGCACGGTAACCTTGGTGGAGAGACCAGCAGGTACCTCTCCGATCTGTTCACCACGCTGGTAGATTTAAAGTGGCGCTGGAATTTACTCATATTCCTTTTGACCTATACAGTTGCATGGCTCATAATGGCATCTATGTGGTGGATAATCGCTTATATCCGCGGAGACCTTGGCCGTAGCCACGACGACTCATACACCCCGTGTGTCGCCAACGTTTACAACTTTCCTTCGGCTTTTCTGTTTTTCATTGAGACCGAAGCAACTATCGGGTACGGATACCGATACATAACGGAGAAGTGCCCTGAAGGGATAATACTTTTCCTCTTCCAGTCGCTTTTGGGCTCAATTGTAGACGCATTCCTCATCGGCTGCATGTTTATTAAGATGTCCCAGCCGAAGAAACGAGCCGAGACGCTTATGTTCAGTCAGGACGCAGTCATCTCTCAGCGCGATGGCAAGCTGTGTCTCATGTTTAGGGTCGGGAACCTTAGGAACAGCCACATGGTCTCAGCACAGATCAGGTGCAAACTCATAAAG TCACGTCAGACCCCTGAGGGAGAATTTCTGCCCCTAGACCAGAGGGAGCTGGACGTGGGGTTTGGGACCGGTGCTGACCAGCTCTTTCTAGTCTCTCCTCTCACCATCTGCCACGAGATCAACCCAAAGAGCCCCTTCTTCGACCTCTCTCAGCGCTCTCTCATGAGCGAGCAGTTCGAGATCGTCGTCATCCTAGAGGGGATCGTGGAAACCACAG GTATGACGTGCCAGGCTCGTACTTCCTACACGGAAGATGAGGTGTTGTGGGGCCACCGCTTCCTGCCCGTCATGTCCTTGGAGGAGGGCTTCTTCCGGGTCGACTACTCGCAGTTCCACAGCACCTTCGAAGTGCCCACGCCACCCTACAGCGTGAAGGAGCAAGAGGAGACATCCTGCCTGCCTTCACCGGCACCACCGCTCACGCCAACGGCAAGCAACCCGCGTAACCGTAGGGACCGCATCTTCTCCCTGGACGGGGTACCCGCCACCGAGGGCCCCACCTGCAGGCTACCCAGCAAACTGCAGCGTATGAGCTCCAGGAACGGCAAAGAGGCCCTGAAAGCCGAGGGATCGCAGCCCGCCGAGAAGGCCTCCAGCACTGGGGACCTGCCCCTGTGCGTGGCGAGCCTAGGCTCGCTGGCTGGCCCGGACGAGCCCGAGATCCGACTCGAGCTAAAGGCCCTCTGTGTAAGCTCAGAAACCCACACCCAGTCGGCGGGAGACCTGGAGCCCCACAGACTGCCTCCGGTGGCGGCACCCATGCCGGCGCCCAACCTCCACTCACTGCCGGCGTCCGGCGGCCGGCCAGAGGACAACCTGCCGGCCAAGCTACGCAGAATGAATGCGGACCGCTGA